Within the Eleginops maclovinus isolate JMC-PN-2008 ecotype Puerto Natales chromosome 5, JC_Emac_rtc_rv5, whole genome shotgun sequence genome, the region CtatatatttcttgttttttttaaatgtttcaaatgacCAGCCTGATAGttagtactttttttttttttaattaatgaagGCTAACACATTCAGGGTGTGCTTGCTAATATTTGCTGCTGAAttgttttgaattttatttaatattttgccCTCTCTTTCTACAGAGCTGATAATCCCTTATGTCCATTTCCCTCCAAGTAAAtcctaataaaaataaaaatgtttggatTTGAGATCCCAAACAATTTTTGTCATAACGACTGGTTTTGTGAGGGCACTCCTTGCCCTCAAACCATTGAGAGAtggaaacaacatttttagtCAAGATCTACATCTCCTCTTTTATCTATGTCACAGTGGGGGGTGTTGTCTCAAAAAGGTAGAAGTCAGGGTAGAGGAGCCTGCATCTGGGTTGTACTTCTAGTTTAGTGATTTTTATCTCTGTACAATTGCTGATCCAACACCTCCATTAAAGTATGTACACAAGACATAAAAGGCCACCAATATGTTTTGGTGCCTGACTGGGCTTTAAATATAGTATGACTCTTCACTTTCTTACAATAGGAAATAAAGGAATAGCTGAACACTTGGTGTATGTTTATTGTATAGTATTTAACTTTGGGCTTAAGCACAGGCATAGTAACAAAAGCAGCAAgtcttttaattattaaaatagaaGCAATCAGCATCACATTTTAATGCATGGACCATGGACAGTGTGCCTGGGTATTACATGAATACAGTACCTGACCTTCATATGACTATCTTTACTTGTTACTTTACGTGTTTGTTTTATACTGATTTACtctgtctttccttctttcAGGATCACTTTGTGTAATGTCTCCATCCCAGCAACGTCTTTTACAAGAAGCTCATGACGGTCCCCTTCTTGCCCACCTGGTGAGGCTGCAGCGTGTGGAATTTAAGGGTAATCCTGTGAATTAGAAATAAGCTCAATGATTATGCAgtacattcaaatataaaaataataacgtTGTTGCTCTCActcttgaaaaaaaatcagttaaATGATTATCCGTGAGAATCTGATAGCAGAGTTGATTTTGAACTGATACCCTCTTTCCCACCAAACCGGTTCCAGTCCTAGTGCTGTTTTGGTTCGGAACTAGTTTGCACTTTAGGAACCAGGTGTATTTCCCTCGCCCGGTGCCTGACTGGGCAGGCTGAATGGACACTGTTTGGCATCATAACCCCGTTACTAAAGTTTCTATAGTATTAGATGGGTGATTTTAGCGTAGCAACCAAAGCTTATCTGACTATAATGACTAGATGTTGCAAAAATATTCCAACCATGAACCGGTTTTCGGGGCCTAGAACTAGCCAGGAAACGGGAAGAACTGGTTTGAAATCAGGCACTAGCGCCAAGCTGGCCCTGGAACCGGTTTGGTAGGAAAGCGGTATTTAGAGTAGTTCTACTTACAAAAATAGTACAGtcaaattattaataataacagcaGTAAAGACCAGGACAATAGACACTTGCTCTTCCAGGTGAATTTGAGTCCACCTGAAACGTGAAACACTTGACATGCAGAGCAGAGCGACTGGAAAGACTATCGGCAATGCTGCCCTCTGAGGGAAGGGAGATTCCAAACTAGAAGAAGCTAGTGTAATAATTGGCTGCTCTGCTGGAGTTTAAACTGCCCAACAAAGagtgatgcaggaatgagtcctaaaatctAAAATTGATCCAACATTTTAGCACTTCCGATAACTCCCTCGTCTCAAAGTCGGCGTCCTTTTGATCGTGTCTTAGGTTAgttgcctgaaataagatctgtggttaacacaagctgaaaagatgttaatgttttgttcaaaactaaaagtatttcatatgtaaatgtttacatttcaagTCAGTCATCAGACAGGAGATAATAGAATAGGTTTGTCAGTTAAAAAACACactatttgtaataaaaaagggaacatCTCTACAGCAAAGCCGCAGAACGCACGGTAAAGCTTATTGATGGACTTTAATGACGGTCTTGTACACTTCTCTCTGCTACTGGCCAAATCAACAAGGTCGGGACCCCCACTGACCCTGGTGGGATCCGTAAAGCTCACCTGTCTGCAGTCAGACTGAGCTCTCTGGTCAGGAACTCGAAGATCTTGGCGCTGTGCTCCTTGTTTTTGTCAGCGGTGTCGGTCACGCCGATAGCAGACACTGACAGAATCACACACGGAGAGCAGGAGCCGGCTACCATCATCGGCAACCCGGGCTGCACCACCAGGTGCATCCTCTGAAGGGGAGCAGAGTAAATATGGATCAGCAACACAGAGGGAAGTGAGTGCAAATACACTTAAGGGAATAGTCGCTTAGCCAGTCACTGCACTTTCCTACATACTAGCAGAGGTGAGAAGTAGATTTACTCCActaatgtactcaagtacaattatGAGATacttatactttatatatagtattttcatttgatgttactttatacttatactcctctacaattcagaggtacatatatttaatacctttagttactttacagatttggattaatgatggtaaatatgatcaacccttaaatcagactttagttcacctggagtaaattcagcagctaccctgcagtatacaaagccattaaaactagctgcacctttaccggCTTTGATAACCACCATGCATGTAAAACTAGTAGGAACCTTAATCCTGATGAAAGCATGAGGCACTTGTGCGCATACATAATGACATGCATGACACACAGCAGGACTAATGCAGCCCAGCTGAGCCTCACACAGAGCGgtgctcctgcagctgctgtccgGGAAATGTACTCACCTCCTCCGGCTTCCCCAGAGCAGCAGCGGTGCAGGAGCACAGCTTCTTCAGAAACTCCTCCGAGAAGGAGCTGGCCGGTAGGTTACTCTGAATGTCGACAAAAGGCATGCTGAAGTCTGGTGAAGTCAAGTCTGTAGAAGTCTGCCCGAAACTGTACGGAGACCAGAAAACCACAGGAGGGCAGCCGAGTCTACTGCTTCCGGTTGTAACTTTCAAATTATGTACGCTGACTTCAAACAAAAGTCATATTAACCGCAAGCACAATGGTTATactatttctaattatttgctaTGTTAAATGAACACTTTTGTCCTGTTCTCTACTGACAACAATGCTCCTACATTTCTAATACAAACATATTGTCGTTTTGACAATGCgtttcaacaaaatgaaaactggTCAGAATAACAAAGAATATGCAGTGGATTAAACCCAACTAAAACCCAGCATGATAAGAAAACAACTCGTGAGGTTTTATTGTGAAAGCAGAACCGGATGTACCACAGCTGAGGGCAATGTGCCAACTCTAGTCAGGCGGCCAGTTCTCCTTATATAAACAGCCTGTTCTCCTCCGCAGAACTACAGCGCCCCTGCTGCTTCTCTTCATTtattacagaaaatgaaaaacatatacatactgttcatatattacaaaaaatgtaatccttcAAGAACAATAACTAGTTACATGTCAAACAATGTAATCAGTAACTTAATCTGAGTATcgaaatataaaagtaatgtatcctgattactttccattaATTTTGGAtgacctcaatatcaaatgcaatgcaaataagacccaaaaaaatgaataacaatgaaGAGTTTTTTACTTAACGATAACAATGTAAGATCATAAAAGaagatttttatttcataccGAATATGTAGTAACAGTAGGAGTTTACACAAATACAGTTTAAGCTTAATAGGCCTACATGAATCAAAAGCATAGACTGTATTTTGGTTTAATAAATCAGGTATCCGCCTACTgcattaaaacaatgtatttaaaataaaaaaataattaaagcagCCTAAATGTAAACCATAAAGAAAATTCATTCAGTACGTCTTCCTATAATATATCCATCTTTATTTCAGAATGCATTGTaacactgtaatcctgctaataatctttatttatttttcttaacaaTAATCAAATAcagttaacttttttttgtgtcttgaTTACGTAATTTTGTTTCATGTAATCTATTACTCCCAaagcctatatatatatacagttgaggCCAAAGTTATTAGCGCCCCTTATGAAATTAGACAAAACCATTGATTTCTCCATGGAAAAGACCATTAACAACAAGTGTTTATAGTGtatttgtttccaaaataacaaagacaaaatgtccaCTAAGTTTGATTAGGATATTTTATTCAGACACTGAGTTGaaacaagaaagggaaaaaatgagACATCCAAAATGATTAGCCCTCTGGCCATTAATAGTCAACAGTGTACCCTTTCTGAGCCACCACTGACAACAACCTCTTAGAGTAGTTCTTTACTAGGTGGGCACAGGTCTCCTGAGGGATTTGGCACATTCTTCCATTGCAAATTGTTCCAGCTGGTCCAAATTGCGTTGTTTCCGAGCATGGACATTCACTTTGAGCACCCTCCACAGATTCTCAATAGGATTGGGGTCTTGGCTCTGTGcgggccactccaggaccttggaTTTGGTATCCTTCAGGAACTGTTGGACCAATTTCGATGTATGCTTTGGCTCATTGTCTTGTTGGAAGACTCAGCGATGACCTAACGCTAGACTACGAGCAGAGTTCTGCATATTATCCCTCAAAATTtcaacatcattttcttttttcatgatgCCATGCACCCGAACAAGGCTCCTTATGCCTGAGGCTGAAGACAgccccacagcatgatgctcCCACCACCATGTTTAACTGTGGGAACTGTGTTCTTAGGGTTGAAGGCCTTTCCCTTTCTTCGCCAAACATAAGCAACGTCCATGTGTCCAAACAGTTCCGGTTTAGTCTCATCAGCCCAAAGCACAGACTTCCAAAACCCatctttacatttcaaatgttcacGGGCAAACGTCAGTCTGGCTTTGATACGCCGCTCTTTGAGTAAAGGGGTTCTTCTGGGACGATGGCCCTTAAGTCCACCATGATGGAGAGCCCTCACAACTGTGTTCCTTGAAACATCAACTCCAGAAGAGGCCAGGTCAGCAACAATCCTCTTGGCAGATGTCCGGGGCTTCTTGCTGACATCTGACTATTTTCCTCTCAGGAGTTCTTGAAATCTTGCGCTTACGTCCACGCCCAGGTTTGTTTCTTACAGAATTTGTCTCCTTGTACTTGGCAATGATGCAACGTACAGCGGTTCTAGACACTGTGAAACGCTTGGAAATGGCAGTATAGCCTTTCCCCTTATCATGAGCCTCCACTATCTTCTGTCTGAGCTCAAGACTGATTTCCTTTGTCTTTGGCATGGTGAGTAAAAGCAGTCCCTCTCAATAATGAGTTCAAGTGCCATGTTCCTTGGACTCCTTTTATGCTGATTGAATGCTCAGGTGTTGTTAGGAAGTCCATTGACTGCACAGGTGTGGTTTGAAAGCTGATTGGTTAATTAGGTGGGTTTTGAAAGCAAACATTCACATGGGGGGGTAATATTATTGACCACCCTATCATGGGGGCTAATATTTTTGACCACCCCATTTTTCACTAAGTTTGATATAAAGCAagcctaaaaatgtattttatattccaaaatgtacaaaaagctACTAAATAGCACTGGTGAATGTTTGATTATATCAAGTTTTATCACTGCTGCAAACATTGGGAAGAATTTTAGGAAAATGTTCCATAATTCCTGGGGGGCTAATAATTTTGGCCTCAACtgtgtgtatatttagtgtaGAAAAGATGTTTGACTGAAAACACGACATGACAGAAATAAGGACAACACACTGACATTATGTGCAAGGTCATAGCAGCTATTTATTAAAGGTTCTTGCCTGTACATACCAAAAACATTCTGTACATTATTctaatgtatttaaacattacACGGTCATCATCAACAAAACCAACATGCTCTCTGCCCGAGGTATGTTCACATTTACGAGTTAGTATGCGGTCATGTCTACAGTAAGTTTCATTATTGAAATGTGTCCGACTTCACAGACGACCACCATCCTTCACACCAGCGATGTCACacctacagaaaaaaaagagatttttaaatcaaatgacgTTGTCTTATGTCCAAAGAATTTCTGTAGCTCCTATGGAGAAATCATACTactgtaaaaatgtatcatCAAGTGCCAGGAGAATCAAAGCAGTAAGTGTTTCCCATGAAGCGCACAGGAAGAATGTTccagggtttcccgcagcactttacagtTTAGGAGGCCGCCGAAGCAAGCACGCCTGCCGCCTTATCTACTTAAAAActtaacttaaaaaaatatgagcgatattcgccgtgttACTCTGTACTGTTTTCTGTCATTCCACACCgtgaccaacgccagcctcccttctctgcagaacgcatttaaaagaaaaatgcaccCAGGCACCCACTCCCCCCCAACAGAGGCTGTACCCTGcggaccccccccccacccggaCAGCCCACCACCTtaactaacacattttctgcaggAAACCCTGTGTTCTATAAAGACAACCGATGAAGTTTCATGCCGCTCTATCCGTCCTTCAGCACACTCACCGTGGGAGAACTTGCACTGTTTGAGAGCCTCGCTGAAGCCCTCACATAGACTCAGGTCAGACTGGTTGGTGGCACAGTCCAGGAACTGTCTGACCTCAAAGTTACAGGGGCCGGGCTGGGCCTGAGCAGGCCGGGGGGGCTCCTAGGATGATATGGGAAAAAATGT harbors:
- the LOC134864221 gene encoding D-dopachrome decarboxylase-A-like → MPFVDIQSNLPASSFSEEFLKKLCSCTAAALGKPEERMHLVVQPGLPMMVAGSCSPCVILSVSAIGVTDTADKNKEHSAKIFEFLTRELSLTADRITLKFHTLQPHQVGKKGTVMSFL